One region of Primulina tabacum isolate GXHZ01 chromosome 17, ASM2559414v2, whole genome shotgun sequence genomic DNA includes:
- the LOC142531212 gene encoding uncharacterized protein LOC142531212 produces the protein MEESQEQRYVCKICGKSCVSGKSLGGHMRVHLAQISASKKAAESKVAIGMDSESANDQNGGFQLEKPSNDHSNSSFLSVEDVKNCRSNTDHGESYLSNGYELRDNPKKSSEISKPKCGISRKAACKVCHKRFPSLRALSGHMRFHSTKRKGLHQCKTCGKAFDSIRAMFGHMKSHSKKSSRARGESSDNSLDLRSLCTVRKKRSRVRYKIEANPEVSSLNASSSAFEEEQNAAVCLLMLSIGVTESSYHDSVYFGAGSFKKSRKINGTDGSFVCDGDKISNSLTSEKLDCCTSGCEATFSKNASEFDGLGSIKTPKMLEGSSVPIKFAESEKDLIMEARIQETDSESLKSMSCKKAKLSVHEMENNSPQNGANNLEISKDSEKKHENRQKMLDKNFKSHQAVGSHRARHRLCSNISSVDTNASQLSANEDCIKQDDQVEYNGIRLDQGTKDYQCSTCFKFFGSGQALGGHKRAHYAAFAESKTKESTAGNQQFGIVDNFIDLNVPLTSDEGTNGHVGLNLWRVERGHEHEALVLSN, from the coding sequence ATGGAGGAGTCGCAAGAACAGAGGTACGTATGCAAGATATGCGGCAAAAGTTGCGTCAGTGGGAAGTCACTTGGAGGTCACATGAGGGTTCACTTAGCCCAGATTTCAGCATCAAAGAAAGCAGCAGAATCAAAAGTAGCAATTGGAATGGATTCTGAATCCGCAAATGATCAAAATGGTGGTTTTCAACTAGAAAAACCCTCCAATGATCATTCAAACAGTTCCTTTCTGAGCGTGGAAGACGTCAAGAATTGCCGCAGTAACACGGATCATGGAGAGAGTTATCTAAGTAATGGCTATGAATTAAGAGATAATCCTAAGAAATCTTCGGAAATTTCCAAACCGAAATGCGGCATTTCAAGAAAGGCAGCCTGTAAAGTGTGTCACAAACGGTTTCCATCACTGAGAGCTCTGTCAGGTCACATGAGATTCCATTCAACGAAGCGTAAAGGCCTGCATCAGTGCAAGACATGTGGGAAAGCATTCGATTCGATCAGAGCCATGTTTGGTCACATGAAGAGCCACTCCAAGAAATCATCGAGGGCTCGCGGCGAATCATCTGATAATTCATTAGACTTGAGGAGTTTATGCACTGTTCGTAAAAAACGGTCGAGGGTCAGGTATAAGATTGAAGCAAATCCAGAGGTGTCCAGTTTAAATGCATCGTCCTCTGCTTTTGAGGAGGAGCAGAATGCAGCTGTCTGCTTGTTGATGCTGTCCATAGGTGTCACTGAGTCTTCTTATCATGATTCTGTATATTTTGGAGCAGGATCATTCAAGAAAAGTAGGAAAATTAATGGAACTGATGGAAGTTTTGTTTGTGATGGTGATAAGATTTCAAATAGTCTTACAAGTGAGAAACTTGATTGTTGCACTTCCGGTTGTGAAGctacattttctaaaaatgcgtCAGAATTTGATGGTCTTGGATCTATCAAAACACCTAAAATGCTAGAGGGTTCTTCTGTGCCCATCAAATTTGCAGAATCGGAAAAGGATCTGATAATGGAAGCCCGGATTcaagaaactgattcagaatccTTGAAATCCATGTCTTGCAAGAAAGCGAAACTTTCTGTACATGAAATGGAAAATAATTCTCCTCAGAATGGCGCTAATAATCTCGAAATCTCGAAGGATTCTGAGAAGAAGCATGAGAACAGGCAAAAAATGCTTGACAAGAACTTTAAATCTCACCAAGCCGTTGGAAGCCACAGAGCAAGGCATAGACTGTGCAGTAACATCTCCTCAGTGGACACAAATGCTAGCCAATTATCTGCAAATGAAGATTGTATCAAGCAAGATGATCAGGTTGAATATAATGGCATTCGATTAGATCAAGGAACTAAGGATTACCAGTGTTCGACATGCTTCAAGTTCTTTGGTTCGGGTCAAGCTTTGGGTGGCCATAAAAGGGCTCATTATGCTGCATTTGCTGAAAGCAAAACAAAAGAGAGTACCGCAGGAAACCAACAATTTGGAATTGTTGACAATTTCATTGATCTTAACGTTCCTTTAACTTCTGATGAAGGCACAAATGGCCATGTTGGGCTCAATCTATGGCGGGTCGAGAGGGGTCATGAGCACGAAGCGCTAGTGCTCAGTAACTGA